Proteins from a genomic interval of Thermococcus sp.:
- a CDS encoding nucleotidyltransferase family protein produces the protein MTKKLKEIDAILRKHKEELRERFGVRSIAIFGSYARGEETELSDVDILVEFEGPIGWEIIDLRDYLEELLGLPVDLITKNAVMSRKELWEHIKEDLVYV, from the coding sequence ATGACCAAGAAACTTAAGGAAATCGATGCCATTCTCAGAAAGCACAAGGAAGAGCTCAGAGAACGCTTCGGGGTTAGGTCAATAGCTATATTCGGCTCGTACGCCCGAGGTGAGGAGACCGAGCTGAGCGACGTGGACATACTCGTTGAGTTTGAAGGACCTATTGGGTGGGAGATAATTGACCTCAGGGACTATCTGGAGGAGCTTCTCGGTCTTCCTGTAGATCTTATTACAAAAAACGCCGTTATGAGCAGAAAAGAACTGTGGGAACATATCAAGGAGGACTTGGTCTATGTCTAA
- a CDS encoding DUF402 domain-containing protein, protein MPSKIHLIYRRIPNRVLERDDEVIDDLGDVVIAKSRFEGMLTPLRVNGVEVIKNGYTMVYFAFVGKNYDILKVYDTEGNFKGLYIDVLAYTKREGNVIEMLDLFLDIFVFPDGKAFLLDEDELEMALNYGLIDRRTLEFAYSVAREILERLKRGEFPPEIVWRYEWRE, encoded by the coding sequence ATGCCGTCCAAAATCCACCTCATCTACAGGAGGATTCCAAACCGCGTTCTTGAGCGGGACGACGAGGTAATAGATGACTTGGGGGACGTTGTGATTGCCAAGTCTCGTTTCGAGGGCATGCTCACTCCTCTCAGGGTGAACGGCGTTGAGGTTATTAAAAACGGCTACACGATGGTCTACTTCGCCTTTGTTGGGAAGAACTACGACATTCTGAAGGTCTACGATACGGAAGGAAACTTTAAGGGCCTTTACATTGACGTTCTGGCATATACCAAGCGCGAAGGGAACGTAATCGAGATGCTGGACCTTTTCCTGGACATCTTCGTTTTCCCAGATGGCAAAGCCTTTCTTCTCGACGAGGATGAGCTTGAGATGGCCCTCAATTACGGCCTGATTGACAGGAGAACCCTCGAGTTTGCTTACTCAGTCGCTAGGGAGATACTCGAAAGGCTTAAACGAGGGGAGTTCCCACCGGAAATCGTCTGGAGGTATGAATGGAGGGAGTGA
- a CDS encoding DUF167 domain-containing protein, with protein sequence MEFLRETKEGTILLIYVQPKARKNEIGGINEWRGRLRVKIKAPPVEGKANREVVKFFSKLLGTEVVIVKGETSREKDLLVKGMNKEEVKKRLKI encoded by the coding sequence ATGGAGTTCTTGAGGGAGACAAAAGAGGGAACTATTTTGCTAATCTACGTCCAGCCCAAGGCCAGAAAAAACGAAATCGGGGGAATAAATGAATGGCGCGGTCGGTTGAGGGTCAAAATCAAAGCCCCGCCAGTTGAGGGAAAGGCCAACAGGGAAGTTGTGAAGTTCTTCTCGAAGCTCCTTGGGACGGAGGTCGTGATAGTAAAGGGCGAGACGAGCAGGGAGAAGGATTTGCTGGTGAAGGGAATGAATAAGGAAGAAGTGAAGAAGAGGCTGAAAATATAA
- a CDS encoding phosphorylating glyceraldehyde-3-phosphate dehydrogenase has product MGKVKVGINGYGTIGKRVAYAVTRQDDMKLIGVTKTRPDFGAYRARELGIPVYAASEEFLPRFEKAGFEVAGTLNDLLEKVDVIIDATPGGMGAKNKPLYEKAGVKAVFQGGERASVAEVSFVAQANYEKALGKDYVRVVSCNTTGLTRTLSAIQEYIDYVYAVMIRRAADPNDTKRGPINAITPSVTVPSHHGPDVQTVIPINIETSAFVVPTTLMHVHSIMVELKKPITEKDVLDIFENTTRVLLFEKEKGFESTAQIIEFARDLHREWNNLYEIAVWKESISVRGNRLFYIQAVHQESDVVPENIDAIRAMFEMAEKWESIRKTNKSLGILK; this is encoded by the coding sequence ATGGGGAAGGTAAAGGTGGGAATCAACGGTTACGGAACAATAGGAAAGCGCGTCGCTTACGCCGTAACTAGGCAGGACGATATGAAGCTCATCGGTGTAACCAAAACCAGGCCGGATTTTGGGGCTTACCGCGCTAGAGAGCTGGGAATTCCGGTTTACGCCGCAAGCGAGGAGTTCCTTCCGAGGTTTGAGAAGGCGGGCTTTGAGGTTGCCGGAACCCTAAACGACCTCCTTGAGAAAGTTGACGTGATAATTGATGCAACTCCCGGCGGAATGGGGGCGAAGAACAAGCCTCTCTACGAGAAGGCAGGCGTTAAGGCCGTTTTTCAGGGCGGTGAGAGGGCGAGCGTTGCCGAGGTTTCCTTCGTGGCTCAGGCCAATTACGAGAAAGCACTAGGTAAGGACTACGTCAGGGTTGTTTCGTGCAACACGACGGGGTTAACCAGGACACTCAGCGCGATTCAGGAGTACATAGATTACGTTTACGCCGTGATGATAAGAAGGGCCGCCGACCCGAACGACACAAAGCGCGGGCCGATAAACGCCATAACGCCGAGCGTTACGGTTCCATCTCATCATGGCCCAGATGTCCAGACGGTAATCCCGATAAACATTGAGACTTCCGCTTTTGTTGTCCCCACGACGCTCATGCACGTTCACAGCATCATGGTTGAACTTAAGAAGCCGATAACCGAGAAGGACGTCCTTGATATCTTTGAGAACACCACCAGAGTTCTGCTCTTTGAGAAGGAGAAGGGCTTCGAAAGCACTGCTCAGATTATAGAGTTTGCCCGCGACCTGCACCGCGAGTGGAACAACCTCTACGAAATAGCGGTCTGGAAGGAGAGCATAAGTGTGAGAGGAAACAGGCTATTCTACATTCAAGCGGTGCACCAGGAGAGCGACGTCGTTCCTGAGAACATTGACGCCATAAGAGCGATGTTCGAGATGGCAGAGAAGTGGGAAAGCATAAGGAAGACGAACAAGAGTTTAGGGATTTTGAAGTGA
- a CDS encoding molybdopterin-binding protein, with amino-acid sequence MFAEILTIGDELLTGNTVDSNSAFIAKKLTEKGYWVRRKTTVGDDVEEIKTVIQEILSRKPEVLVISGGLGPTHDDVTMLAVAKALGRELVLCVECLERIKNFYRELYEKGLIDDPQLNEARKKMAYLPEGAQPLENTEGAAPGAYIEHRGVKIFVLPGMPREMKAMLEKEVLPRLGERKFLQRKLLAEITDESKLAPILNETLKRFKVRIHSSPKGFGKYIGLIIFGESEEEIEGAKAFMESRGIRFEEGW; translated from the coding sequence ATGTTCGCCGAGATACTGACGATAGGCGACGAACTCCTCACGGGAAACACAGTTGACAGCAATTCCGCTTTCATAGCGAAGAAGCTCACGGAAAAAGGCTACTGGGTAAGAAGGAAAACAACGGTGGGGGACGACGTTGAGGAGATTAAAACCGTTATCCAGGAAATCCTGAGCAGAAAACCCGAAGTCCTTGTGATAAGCGGTGGGCTTGGACCAACTCACGACGACGTCACTATGCTTGCCGTCGCCAAAGCCCTTGGAAGGGAGCTCGTCCTCTGCGTGGAGTGCCTTGAGAGGATTAAGAATTTCTACCGCGAGCTTTACGAAAAAGGCCTCATAGATGACCCCCAGCTCAACGAGGCCCGCAAAAAGATGGCCTACCTTCCGGAGGGAGCCCAGCCGCTGGAGAACACCGAAGGGGCCGCTCCCGGAGCTTACATCGAGCACAGGGGTGTTAAAATATTCGTTCTCCCCGGAATGCCAAGGGAGATGAAGGCAATGCTTGAAAAGGAAGTTCTCCCAAGGCTCGGCGAGAGGAAGTTCCTCCAGAGGAAACTTTTGGCGGAGATAACCGATGAAAGCAAGCTCGCCCCGATACTCAACGAAACGCTGAAGCGCTTTAAGGTCAGGATTCACTCCTCTCCGAAGGGCTTCGGGAAGTACATCGGCCTGATAATATTCGGCGAAAGCGAGGAGGAAATAGAGGGGGCGAAAGCCTTCATGGAAAGCCGGGGAATCCGGTTTGAGGAGGGCTGGTAA
- a CDS encoding mRNA surveillance protein pelota has protein sequence MQIIEEKPKEGIVKVKTETLDDLWHLYHIIDPGDVVYAKTLRKKAQRTDSLRAEKVEVVPVYLGVKAEKINFHKFANQVRVTGPIVYASRDDVPLGKYHTITIEEGTVVTIQKPRWKEHHIERLKEAVEASKRAKVMIVVVDEGEADIALVREYGVEMVASIRRNLGGKRYNTDRESEEKRFFHDLAKKMEELIEREKIEKAIVAGPGFVKEDFYKFLSGNYPDLAKKVVVEDTSVTGRTGIYEVIKRGTVDRVYHENRVAKEVQLVEKVLENVAKNNGLATYGLREVEEAINYGAVETLLVLDELLKGDHREKIEELMDAVRYSRGEVVVVSSEHEGGEKLKALGGLAALLRFRVK, from the coding sequence GTGCAGATAATTGAGGAGAAGCCCAAGGAGGGCATCGTCAAGGTAAAGACCGAAACACTGGACGACCTGTGGCACCTCTACCATATTATCGACCCCGGCGATGTCGTCTACGCCAAGACCCTGAGAAAGAAGGCCCAGCGAACTGACTCGCTGAGGGCCGAAAAGGTAGAGGTTGTCCCCGTTTACCTCGGGGTTAAAGCCGAGAAGATAAACTTCCACAAGTTCGCAAATCAGGTTCGCGTAACCGGGCCGATTGTCTACGCCAGCAGGGACGACGTTCCCCTCGGCAAGTACCACACCATAACAATCGAGGAGGGCACAGTTGTAACAATCCAGAAGCCCCGCTGGAAGGAACACCACATCGAGAGGCTTAAGGAGGCTGTGGAGGCCTCCAAGAGGGCCAAAGTGATGATAGTTGTCGTTGACGAAGGTGAGGCTGACATAGCCCTGGTGAGGGAATACGGCGTCGAGATGGTTGCGAGCATAAGGCGGAACCTCGGGGGGAAGCGCTACAACACCGACAGGGAAAGCGAGGAGAAGAGGTTCTTCCACGACCTGGCGAAGAAGATGGAAGAGCTCATCGAGAGGGAAAAGATCGAGAAAGCTATTGTCGCAGGCCCCGGCTTCGTTAAGGAGGACTTCTACAAGTTCCTCAGTGGGAACTATCCTGATTTGGCGAAGAAAGTCGTTGTGGAGGACACCAGCGTAACCGGAAGAACCGGTATCTACGAGGTCATAAAGCGCGGAACCGTGGACAGGGTTTACCACGAGAACCGCGTTGCGAAAGAGGTCCAGCTCGTCGAGAAGGTTCTTGAAAACGTTGCAAAAAACAACGGTCTAGCAACGTACGGTCTCAGGGAAGTGGAGGAGGCCATCAACTACGGTGCCGTTGAGACCCTTCTGGTTCTCGACGAACTTCTCAAAGGCGACCACAGGGAGAAAATCGAGGAACTGATGGACGCGGTCAGGTATTCGAGGGGCGAAGTTGTCGTCGTAAGTTCGGAGCATGAAGGGGGAGAAAAGCTAAAGGCTCTGGGCGGTCTTGCGGCACTCCTAAGGTTCAGGGTGAAATGA
- a CDS encoding AIR synthase family protein — MEKLPPGKLRNELLREVIFPNLGVEDGKVIYGPKEGFDSAVLEYDEKHYLIVATDPTLGVPAETFGFFAYHFASSDVAVFGAKPRWLVVDFVLPPGTVREFLERTMNDLNGECRRFGSAIIGGHTGVYPSVREPVATTTAMGLVKREELKLPLAKPGDRIIVTDKVALEFAVSAAYFRADELKGFLTPGELSKLRSLYRLETVLPDALIAKPLVRGMHDATEGGLTALHEIADNSGLGFVVYPERLRLDPLVEKVLDFYGLEPWSVSSTGTLIAITPPEKSNQSIAELHKNGITAFELGKFTADKKRVLVENGEEKVFPTFKGDPYVELYSKGLISP, encoded by the coding sequence ATGGAGAAGTTACCCCCCGGGAAGCTGAGGAACGAGCTCCTGAGGGAGGTAATCTTTCCAAACCTCGGAGTTGAGGACGGAAAGGTAATCTACGGGCCTAAGGAGGGGTTCGACTCGGCGGTTCTCGAATACGATGAGAAGCATTATCTAATCGTCGCCACGGACCCAACGCTTGGCGTTCCGGCCGAGACCTTCGGCTTCTTCGCATACCACTTCGCTTCGAGCGACGTGGCCGTTTTTGGAGCAAAACCAAGGTGGCTCGTCGTGGATTTTGTCCTCCCTCCGGGAACGGTGAGGGAGTTTTTGGAGAGAACAATGAATGACCTTAACGGAGAGTGCAGGCGCTTTGGAAGCGCGATAATCGGGGGCCACACCGGTGTTTATCCCTCCGTGAGGGAGCCGGTTGCGACAACCACCGCTATGGGGCTCGTCAAAAGGGAAGAGCTCAAACTACCGCTGGCGAAGCCCGGTGACAGGATTATAGTAACGGACAAAGTTGCCCTTGAGTTCGCGGTATCGGCCGCTTACTTCCGGGCCGATGAGCTTAAGGGTTTCCTAACTCCGGGGGAACTATCGAAACTCCGCTCGCTCTACAGACTAGAAACGGTTCTGCCAGATGCCCTGATAGCCAAACCCCTTGTCAGGGGCATGCACGACGCAACCGAGGGTGGCTTAACAGCCCTCCATGAGATAGCTGACAACTCTGGCCTCGGCTTCGTGGTTTACCCTGAGAGGCTGAGGCTTGACCCCCTTGTGGAGAAAGTCCTGGACTTCTACGGCCTCGAGCCCTGGAGCGTCTCCTCAACGGGAACGCTGATTGCCATAACTCCCCCGGAAAAATCTAATCAATCAATTGCAGAATTACATAAAAACGGAATTACTGCATTTGAGCTCGGTAAGTTTACGGCAGATAAAAAGAGGGTTTTAGTTGAAAACGGAGAAGAAAAGGTGTTTCCAACGTTTAAGGGCGATCCCTATGTGGAGCTGTACAGCAAAGGGCTCATTTCACCCTGA
- a CDS encoding 7-cyano-7-deazaguanine synthase, which yields MLDSAIKDLKSFAEKFNLDNKKILVLFSGGKDSSLALYLLKEAGLDVSALTFFHRWSWRETLNWAMKFTKRLGVEHYLVDVTDGLLREATGRKGPVCINCKKVMLWNAKWFALNNDFDVLAKGDNANDKIIGALLDQCKTDIRLCDIPRIGVPFFRPLIKYTAEDVEALAEEAGIRPYRMYEHARRRQWREGCPLQYIDREEIVTPELMDLAYRVNYEVSKIARRRKVRVSVRVPSFEIMCWNCDEETLLEVRRIIERFR from the coding sequence ATGCTTGATAGCGCTATTAAAGACCTCAAAAGTTTCGCCGAGAAGTTTAACCTTGACAATAAAAAAATCCTTGTGCTCTTTTCCGGCGGGAAGGACAGCTCTCTAGCTCTCTACCTGCTCAAGGAGGCCGGCCTCGACGTTTCCGCCCTGACGTTCTTCCACCGCTGGAGCTGGAGGGAAACGCTCAACTGGGCGATGAAGTTCACCAAACGGCTCGGGGTTGAACACTACCTCGTTGACGTCACGGACGGCCTACTCCGCGAGGCAACGGGCAGGAAAGGCCCGGTGTGCATTAACTGTAAGAAGGTAATGCTCTGGAACGCGAAATGGTTCGCCCTCAACAACGACTTCGACGTTCTGGCGAAGGGCGACAACGCCAACGACAAAATCATCGGAGCTCTGCTCGACCAGTGCAAAACTGACATAAGGCTCTGCGACATCCCAAGGATAGGGGTTCCCTTCTTCAGGCCCCTGATAAAGTACACCGCCGAGGACGTCGAGGCCCTCGCAGAGGAGGCCGGAATAAGGCCCTACCGCATGTATGAACACGCGCGACGAAGGCAGTGGCGCGAGGGCTGTCCGCTCCAGTACATAGACCGCGAGGAGATAGTAACCCCTGAACTCATGGACCTTGCTTACAGGGTTAACTACGAGGTGAGCAAAATCGCGAGGAGGAGGAAAGTTCGCGTGAGCGTCAGGGTTCCGAGCTTCGAGATAATGTGCTGGAATTGTGACGAGGAGACGCTTTTAGAGGTTCGTCGGATAATAGAGAGGTTCAGGTGA
- a CDS encoding FeoA family protein yields the protein MIVPLISLRPGERGIVVDLRGGPNFRSRLYAMGLAPGAIIRVLENYPRGPVIVEAGGTRLALGKGMAMRVFVRKL from the coding sequence ATGATTGTGCCTTTAATCTCACTCCGTCCGGGCGAGAGAGGGATTGTTGTTGACCTGCGAGGTGGCCCAAACTTCAGGAGCAGGCTCTATGCCATGGGCCTAGCACCCGGGGCCATCATCAGGGTCCTTGAGAACTATCCCAGGGGCCCGGTCATAGTCGAGGCCGGCGGGACGAGGCTCGCCCTTGGAAAAGGAATGGCAATGAGGGTCTTTGTAAGAAAGCTCTGA
- the feoB gene encoding ferrous iron transport protein B, with protein sequence MAMKVVALAGNPNVGKTTIFNALTGMRQHVGNWPGVTVEKKEGVFEHKGERFLVVDLPGTYSLTAHSVDELVARNFLLNGNPDVVVNVVDATSLLRNLYLTMEIFEMGLKNVIIALNKLDLAEKKGIRIDPVKMSKALGVPVVPLSAKEGTGIEELKDKIWEMAKGKIKTNPVLPRYDPEVEREIEHISKCLSNTKLASRYPLRWLAIKLLQRDDEVMKLVLRYLGEEKLREIMTHIGEAEERYGRAMDLIIAGQKYEFIDGLTHEFMSYGKPRETLTDQLDRILLHPVYGFIAMAFVFYLVFKFVFAFGMPLQGILNEAFAKFGEWIAPHIANKALGGLIVDGIIGGVGSVLSFFPLVFFLFLALSFLEDLGYMARVAVLMEGILRKFGLPGKAIIPLILGLGCNVPAVMATRTLDEERDRLVAMFVNPFIPCSARLSVISFLVGTFFGGNALVAVAIYVLAFAVALLSAKLVSRFVSGEESPFVIELPEFLLPSWKSLLLHSWERSKEFVQKAGTVILAGSIAIWYLSNYPFPIGTGKSYAERLGHLVAPYLHLMGLDWKAGVSLTFGIIAKENVISTYSILYGGLSGEALRRAMMSSMSSLQGFVLAVVTTLYIPCISTIATIRAESNWKWALAVTVYMIAVASVLGILIWHLGSALGL encoded by the coding sequence ATGGCAATGAAGGTCGTTGCCCTGGCCGGGAACCCCAACGTCGGCAAAACAACCATATTCAACGCCCTAACGGGGATGAGACAGCACGTGGGCAACTGGCCGGGCGTTACCGTTGAAAAGAAGGAGGGTGTCTTTGAACACAAAGGCGAGAGGTTTCTGGTCGTTGACTTGCCCGGCACTTACTCTCTCACAGCCCACTCTGTTGATGAGCTCGTCGCGAGAAATTTTCTCCTCAACGGCAATCCCGACGTTGTTGTCAACGTCGTCGATGCAACCTCACTCCTGAGGAACCTCTACCTCACGATGGAAATCTTTGAGATGGGGCTCAAGAACGTAATCATAGCCCTCAACAAGCTCGACCTTGCTGAGAAGAAGGGAATACGGATAGACCCGGTAAAGATGTCGAAGGCTCTGGGCGTTCCCGTCGTCCCGCTGAGCGCCAAGGAAGGAACCGGTATTGAGGAGCTCAAGGATAAAATCTGGGAGATGGCCAAGGGAAAGATAAAAACCAACCCTGTCCTTCCCCGCTACGACCCGGAGGTAGAGAGGGAGATAGAGCACATCTCGAAGTGTCTTTCCAACACGAAGCTCGCCTCAAGGTATCCCCTCCGCTGGCTGGCCATTAAGCTCCTCCAGCGCGACGACGAGGTTATGAAGCTCGTTTTAAGGTACCTCGGCGAGGAGAAGCTGAGGGAGATAATGACCCACATCGGCGAGGCTGAGGAACGCTACGGAAGGGCCATGGATCTGATTATAGCCGGCCAGAAGTACGAGTTCATAGACGGCCTGACCCACGAGTTCATGAGCTACGGCAAACCGCGGGAGACCCTCACAGACCAGCTCGACAGAATCCTCCTCCACCCGGTTTACGGCTTCATCGCAATGGCTTTCGTCTTCTACCTCGTCTTCAAGTTCGTCTTCGCCTTTGGAATGCCCCTTCAGGGGATTCTCAACGAGGCCTTCGCTAAATTTGGGGAGTGGATTGCACCGCATATCGCCAACAAGGCACTCGGAGGGTTAATCGTTGATGGCATCATCGGTGGCGTTGGCTCCGTCCTGAGCTTCTTCCCGCTGGTGTTCTTCCTATTCTTGGCCCTGTCTTTTCTCGAGGATTTGGGTTACATGGCGAGGGTTGCGGTGCTCATGGAGGGAATCCTCAGGAAGTTCGGCCTGCCCGGGAAGGCGATAATACCCCTAATCCTCGGCCTCGGCTGTAACGTTCCGGCGGTAATGGCGACGAGGACTCTCGATGAGGAAAGGGACAGACTGGTCGCGATGTTCGTCAACCCATTCATCCCCTGTTCCGCGCGTTTAAGCGTTATAAGCTTCCTCGTTGGGACTTTCTTCGGGGGAAACGCGCTCGTTGCCGTCGCCATTTACGTCCTGGCCTTCGCTGTTGCTCTACTTTCAGCGAAGCTTGTAAGCCGGTTTGTTTCTGGTGAGGAGAGCCCCTTCGTGATTGAGCTTCCGGAGTTCCTTCTACCGAGCTGGAAAAGTCTGCTCCTCCACTCATGGGAGAGGAGCAAGGAGTTCGTCCAGAAGGCGGGAACTGTTATACTGGCCGGTTCCATAGCAATTTGGTACCTCAGCAACTATCCGTTCCCCATCGGAACCGGAAAAAGCTACGCCGAGAGGCTCGGCCATCTGGTCGCACCCTATCTGCATCTCATGGGCCTCGACTGGAAGGCGGGTGTGAGCTTAACCTTCGGAATAATCGCCAAAGAAAACGTTATCTCAACATACAGCATACTCTATGGCGGTTTGAGCGGGGAAGCGCTCAGAAGGGCTATGATGAGTTCAATGAGTTCACTACAGGGCTTTGTCTTAGCAGTTGTCACGACACTCTACATACCGTGCATATCAACTATAGCAACGATAAGGGCCGAGAGCAACTGGAAGTGGGCGCTCGCGGTGACTGTCTACATGATAGCCGTTGCATCGGTCCTGGGAATCCTCATCTGGCACCTTGGAAGTGCACTGGGGTTGTGA
- a CDS encoding DNA-binding protein yields the protein MGKMEEALRLIGEGKRFPEEIARELGTTKEEVEGILELLKALGYIEEVEKGPSCEACPLRKICHGKCIVPKVKVLKPRFELERNGQS from the coding sequence ATGGGGAAGATGGAGGAAGCCCTGAGACTTATCGGAGAGGGCAAACGCTTTCCCGAGGAGATTGCAAGGGAACTCGGGACGACGAAGGAAGAAGTCGAGGGCATCCTAGAACTCCTGAAGGCCCTCGGATACATAGAGGAAGTCGAGAAGGGGCCGTCCTGCGAAGCCTGCCCCCTGAGGAAAATCTGCCACGGGAAGTGCATCGTTCCGAAGGTCAAAGTGTTGAAACCGAGGTTCGAGCTGGAGAGAAACGGGCAATCATGA
- a CDS encoding NDP-sugar synthase produces the protein MKAVILAGGFGTRLRPLSSTRPKPMIPVLGKPNLQYILEALEKVPEIDEVILSVHYMRGEIREFIDEKMADYPKDIRFVNDPMPLETGGALKNVEEYVSDDFLVIYGDVFTNFDYRELIKAHEEKGGLITVAVTKVYDPERFGVIEVDENGKVIHFEEKPKRPKSNLVDAGIYMVNKKVLEEIPKGKEVYFEREILPRFVERGEVFAYRMPKGTYWVDLGTPEDFFYAHQIALDEMARENGYFHIAESAEVPEDVEIQGPVYIDEGVKVGHGVKIKAYSYIGPNTVIEDKAYIKRSVLIGSDIIRERAELKDTILGEGVVVGRDVIIKENAVIGDYAKIYDGLVIYGAKVLPWKKVEEYEAYIKIKLDPTKVRPGQYPERCPLGLPECIYKKFKAIAGEKPPCDECIENQWLF, from the coding sequence ATGAAAGCGGTAATTTTAGCGGGAGGATTTGGAACAAGGTTAAGGCCACTCTCATCGACAAGACCAAAACCAATGATTCCAGTCCTCGGAAAACCCAACCTCCAGTACATCCTAGAGGCTCTAGAAAAAGTCCCAGAGATAGACGAAGTCATTCTCTCAGTTCACTATATGAGGGGCGAGATAAGGGAGTTCATAGATGAAAAGATGGCGGACTATCCAAAGGACATCAGGTTCGTCAACGATCCCATGCCCCTTGAGACAGGAGGAGCGCTTAAGAACGTTGAAGAGTACGTTAGCGACGACTTTCTCGTTATCTACGGCGATGTCTTCACGAACTTCGACTACAGGGAGCTGATAAAGGCCCACGAAGAGAAAGGAGGATTGATAACGGTAGCTGTAACGAAGGTCTACGACCCGGAGCGCTTTGGAGTCATCGAGGTCGACGAGAACGGAAAGGTCATTCACTTCGAGGAGAAGCCCAAGAGGCCGAAGAGCAACCTCGTCGACGCTGGAATATACATGGTAAACAAGAAGGTCCTGGAGGAGATTCCAAAGGGTAAAGAAGTTTACTTCGAGCGCGAGATTCTTCCAAGGTTCGTCGAGCGCGGTGAGGTCTTTGCATACAGAATGCCAAAGGGAACGTACTGGGTTGACCTGGGAACGCCCGAGGACTTCTTCTACGCCCACCAGATAGCACTTGACGAAATGGCCAGGGAGAACGGCTACTTCCACATAGCCGAGAGTGCCGAGGTTCCTGAAGATGTGGAAATCCAGGGGCCGGTTTACATTGACGAGGGCGTTAAGGTTGGCCATGGAGTCAAGATAAAGGCATACTCATACATAGGACCAAACACGGTGATAGAGGACAAGGCCTACATCAAGCGCTCAGTCCTCATCGGGAGCGACATAATCAGGGAGAGGGCCGAGTTAAAGGACACGATACTCGGCGAGGGAGTTGTGGTCGGCAGGGACGTCATCATAAAGGAGAACGCCGTCATAGGCGACTACGCCAAAATCTACGACGGACTCGTGATATACGGCGCAAAGGTCCTGCCCTGGAAGAAGGTCGAGGAATACGAGGCCTACATCAAGATTAAGCTCGACCCGACGAAGGTCAGGCCGGGACAGTATCCAGAAAGGTGTCCGCTTGGCCTTCCAGAGTGTATCTACAAGAAGTTCAAGGCAATAGCCGGTGAAAAACCGCCCTGTGACGAGTGTATCGAGAACCAGTGGCTCTTCTGA
- a CDS encoding Maf-like protein produces MLVLASSSPRRREILSRFIGDFEVVPSNVEERCSGKPGECAVELARKKALEVHSRVGGTVIGADTVVSVEGKILGKPKDELEAYEMLKLLSGRVHRVTTGYCIVHRGREITGAVTTEVKFRELDDELIRAYVETREPMDKAGAYGIQGLGGLLVEWIRGDYYNVVGFPIEIIWKLRELGFRVLSR; encoded by the coding sequence ATGCTCGTCCTCGCTTCTTCATCGCCCAGGAGGAGGGAAATACTCTCGCGTTTCATCGGGGACTTTGAAGTCGTTCCGAGCAACGTTGAGGAGAGATGCTCAGGAAAACCCGGGGAGTGTGCTGTTGAGCTCGCCAGGAAAAAAGCGCTGGAAGTTCACTCGCGCGTTGGCGGGACCGTTATTGGTGCAGATACTGTTGTGAGCGTGGAGGGAAAAATTCTCGGAAAGCCAAAGGACGAGCTGGAAGCCTATGAGATGCTTAAACTCCTCAGTGGTAGGGTTCACAGGGTTACGACCGGCTACTGTATCGTCCATAGGGGAAGGGAGATAACCGGTGCCGTAACAACCGAAGTTAAGTTCCGCGAGCTCGACGACGAGCTTATCCGGGCATACGTTGAAACGAGAGAGCCCATGGACAAGGCCGGTGCCTATGGAATACAGGGGTTGGGTGGCCTCCTGGTCGAATGGATTAGGGGGGACTACTACAACGTCGTCGGCTTTCCGATTGAAATAATCTGGAAGCTCAGGGAGCTTGGTTTTAGGGTATTATCACGCTGA